The genomic DNA GTTGTTGTCATTGATCCCTTAACAGACAAGATAACTAGACGGATTGATATAGGAAGCGACCAGCACTTAGCACACGTGGTTCTAACGCCTGACAGTAAATTTGCTCTGGCTACATCCCAGAATAAGGGTGAGGTGTACAAAATTGATGCTGAAACCTTTAAAGTTGTTGGAACAGCAAAAGCTAAAACCAATGCTCAACCCCACGGACTACGCGTATCGCCTGATGGGAAATATGCGTACGTTGCACTGATGGGAGACAAAAGTATGGGCAAATTGAGTTTAGCAACACTTGCATTTGAGTATATACCGTTGAATGGTACGCCTGTACAAACTGGTATTACCGCAGATGGGAAATATGCTTTAGTATCTGTCTTTACGGATAAAAGCGTGGCTATTGTAGACACTTCCAATGGCAATGTACGGTATGCGAAGTTACCAGGCGATGCAAAAGGACCATTACAGCTGTACCCAACGTCTGATGCTCGGTATGCGTATGTCGCAGACCAGGGTAATGACTTTGGGCAGTCGGCAGGAAACAGCTTGTATAAAGTTGACGTCCAGCAAGCAAAAACAGTTCAAACTATACCAGTTGGCACAGCACCGCACGGCGTGGTTGTTTCGCCAGATGATTGGTACACATACGTTACAAATATGGAAAGCAATGACGTTTCAGTAGTTGATAATAACGATGGAAAAGAAGTTGCTCGCATTAAAGTTGGCAAAAAACCGAATGGAATAAGTTATTGGACTAAACAATAATCGGATAACTAAGGATTGGAGATAACTATGAAAAGTAAAAGCATAATGACAATAGCAC from Candidatus Saccharibacteria bacterium includes the following:
- a CDS encoding YncE family protein; the protein is MKRKYLWLTGGISVLLVVVAAFLLFPVMGAKNANDKVYVAAEDAGRIDVISPKSRSVITEIDLANKEDADGTMYMAHNVQVAPDGKSVWVTANAMANHTTSLKTRILDKLFPTAYADEGHDEVSTSSDQVVVIDPLTDKITRRIDIGSDQHLAHVVLTPDSKFALATSQNKGEVYKIDAETFKVVGTAKAKTNAQPHGLRVSPDGKYAYVALMGDKSMGKLSLATLAFEYIPLNGTPVQTGITADGKYALVSVFTDKSVAIVDTSNGNVRYAKLPGDAKGPLQLYPTSDARYAYVADQGNDFGQSAGNSLYKVDVQQAKTVQTIPVGTAPHGVVVSPDDWYTYVTNMESNDVSVVDNNDGKEVARIKVGKKPNGISYWTKQ